One Micromonospora eburnea genomic region harbors:
- a CDS encoding M16 family metallopeptidase, producing MPDSGYPWPIETTRLDNGLRVVVSEDRTAPAVAVNLWYDVGSRHEPEGQTGFAHLFEHLMFEGSANVAKTEHMRFIQGSGGSLNATTNPDRTNYFETVPAEHLELALWLEADRMGGLVPALTRETLDNQRDVVKNERRQRYENVPYGDAWLRLLPLLYPPGHPYHHATIGSMADLNAADLPVFQAFHETYYAPNNAVLTVVGDTTAGEVFALADKYFGGIPPRADIPAAPDGRTVPATGRPAVEIVTADVPAPRVYVAHRTHPFGAPGYDVTTVLATVLGSGRGSRLYQRLADGERLAQPDLVGAYGVDLAHGPAPLIATVTARPGVTAERLRDGLAEVIDELATVPVTAAELDRAKALLSTLWWRQMSTVDGRADTLGRYATQFGDPAKAGERLPAWLAVTAEQIAEQATELLGAADRVTLIYQPEEKA from the coding sequence ACGGCCTACGCGTGGTGGTGAGCGAGGACCGCACCGCCCCCGCCGTCGCCGTCAACCTCTGGTACGACGTGGGCTCCCGGCACGAGCCGGAGGGACAGACCGGCTTCGCCCACCTCTTCGAGCACCTCATGTTCGAGGGCTCGGCGAACGTGGCGAAGACCGAGCACATGCGGTTCATCCAGGGATCCGGCGGATCGCTGAACGCCACCACCAACCCGGACCGGACCAACTACTTCGAGACCGTCCCGGCCGAACACCTGGAGCTGGCGCTCTGGCTGGAGGCCGACCGGATGGGCGGCCTGGTGCCGGCGCTGACCCGGGAGACGCTGGACAACCAGCGGGACGTGGTCAAGAACGAGCGCCGCCAGCGGTACGAGAACGTCCCGTACGGCGACGCCTGGCTGCGGCTGCTGCCGCTGCTCTATCCGCCCGGTCACCCGTACCACCACGCGACGATCGGGTCGATGGCCGACCTGAACGCCGCCGACCTGCCCGTCTTCCAGGCGTTCCACGAGACGTACTACGCACCGAACAACGCGGTGCTCACCGTGGTCGGCGACACCACCGCCGGCGAGGTGTTCGCGCTGGCCGACAAGTACTTCGGCGGCATCCCGCCGCGCGCCGACATCCCGGCCGCCCCCGACGGGCGCACGGTGCCGGCGACCGGGCGGCCGGCGGTGGAGATCGTCACCGCCGACGTGCCCGCCCCCCGGGTGTACGTCGCGCACCGCACCCACCCGTTCGGCGCTCCCGGATACGACGTGACCACCGTGCTCGCCACCGTCCTGGGCAGCGGCCGGGGCAGCCGGCTCTACCAGCGCCTCGCCGACGGGGAGCGGCTCGCCCAGCCGGACCTGGTCGGGGCGTACGGGGTGGACCTGGCGCACGGCCCGGCCCCGCTGATCGCCACCGTCACGGCCCGTCCCGGGGTGACCGCCGAGCGACTGCGCGACGGGCTGGCCGAGGTGATCGACGAGCTGGCCACCGTGCCGGTGACCGCCGCCGAGCTGGACCGTGCCAAGGCACTGCTGAGCACCCTGTGGTGGCGACAGATGTCCACGGTGGATGGCCGCGCCGACACGCTGGGCCGGTACGCCACCCAGTTCGGCGACCCGGCGAAGGCCGGCGAGCGGCTGCCCGCCTGGCTCGCCGTCACCGCCGAGCAGATCGCCGAGCAGGCCACCGAGCTGCTGGGCGCCGCCGACCGGGTGACCCTGATCTACCAGCCCGAGGAGAAGGCATGA
- a CDS encoding M16 family metallopeptidase, whose protein sequence is MTLITTRPGPGAARPYRFPQVVRRAVAGGQVVAAHLPGQNLAVALLLLDGGAGREPVGKEGLGAVLAKALEEGTAQRDATAYALAIEALGTELVTGLDWDSFQVSVQVPVDRLSAAVELLAEAVRTPKLDPADVRRVRDDEATALRMDWANPGPRADAVLRAELFGAENRWGRPMYGDPESVAAIEVDDVTVFHSEWFIRPGTLVVAGDLDRIDLDALGAAAFAGTAGGPVEKGGPIEVALPDRRRVILVDRPGSVQSTLRIGHPSPHRAHPDHVPMTLAGTVLGGAFTSRLNHLIREVHGYTYGIRGDFASSRRFGRFAISSGVQTAVTAPALVEAVGEVSRTQLTGVTEDELAVARSWRAGQLSVELQTPRAIVSALTTLVVHDLPDDYHARLREALLAADVDQVSAAAAAHLHPESLTVVVEGDSALIRDELVAAGLGDVLDHTP, encoded by the coding sequence ATGACGCTGATCACCACCCGTCCCGGGCCGGGCGCCGCCCGCCCGTACCGGTTCCCGCAGGTGGTCCGCCGGGCCGTCGCCGGCGGGCAGGTCGTCGCCGCGCACCTGCCGGGGCAGAACCTCGCGGTCGCGCTGCTGCTCCTCGACGGGGGCGCCGGCCGGGAGCCGGTCGGCAAGGAGGGGCTGGGCGCGGTGCTCGCCAAGGCCCTGGAGGAGGGCACCGCGCAGCGCGACGCCACGGCGTACGCCCTGGCGATCGAGGCGCTCGGCACCGAACTGGTCACCGGGCTGGACTGGGACTCGTTCCAGGTCAGCGTGCAGGTGCCGGTGGACCGGCTGAGCGCGGCCGTCGAGCTGCTCGCCGAGGCCGTCCGGACCCCGAAGCTCGACCCGGCCGACGTGCGGCGGGTCCGTGACGACGAGGCGACCGCGCTGCGGATGGACTGGGCCAACCCCGGCCCCCGGGCGGATGCTGTGCTGCGGGCCGAGCTGTTCGGCGCGGAGAACCGCTGGGGCCGCCCGATGTACGGCGACCCGGAGAGCGTGGCCGCGATCGAGGTGGACGACGTGACCGTCTTCCACTCGGAGTGGTTCATCCGTCCGGGGACGCTGGTCGTCGCCGGTGACCTGGACCGGATCGACCTCGACGCGCTGGGCGCCGCGGCGTTCGCCGGCACGGCGGGCGGGCCGGTGGAGAAGGGCGGCCCGATCGAGGTGGCGCTGCCCGACCGGCGGCGGGTCATCCTGGTCGACCGGCCCGGCTCGGTGCAGTCGACACTCCGCATCGGGCATCCGTCCCCGCACCGCGCCCATCCGGACCACGTGCCGATGACGCTCGCCGGCACGGTGCTCGGCGGGGCGTTCACCTCCCGGCTCAACCACCTGATCCGCGAGGTGCACGGCTACACGTACGGCATCCGTGGCGACTTCGCCTCGTCCCGCCGGTTCGGCCGGTTCGCGATCAGCTCGGGGGTGCAGACCGCGGTGACCGCGCCGGCCCTGGTGGAGGCGGTCGGCGAGGTGTCGCGTACCCAGTTGACCGGGGTGACCGAGGACGAGCTGGCGGTGGCCCGCTCGTGGCGGGCCGGCCAGCTCTCGGTCGAGTTGCAGACGCCGCGGGCGATCGTGTCGGCGCTGACCACGCTGGTGGTGCACGACCTGCCCGACGACTACCACGCCCGGCTGCGCGAGGCGCTGCTCGCCGCCGACGTGGACCAGGTCTCCGCGGCGGCCGCGG